A section of the Hevea brasiliensis isolate MT/VB/25A 57/8 chromosome 17, ASM3005281v1, whole genome shotgun sequence genome encodes:
- the LOC110637662 gene encoding putative pentatricopeptide repeat-containing protein At1g74580, whose translation MNPTLLPKHVAAVLKYQKDPLKALAIFNSVKKEVGFKHTLLTYKYMIEKLGFHGEFEAMENVLMEIRMNVDNSLLEGVYIVAMRSYGRKGKVQEAVDVFERMDFYNCEPTVLSYNATMNLLVEHGYFNQAHKVYLRMKDEGIVPDVYTFTVRIKSFCRTKRPHVALRLLNNMPSQGCEPNAVVYCTVIGGFYEENYQDEAYELFNMMLSLGIFPDIATFNKLLHILCKKGHVQESEKLLNKVLKKGACPNLFTFNIFIQGLCRKGALDGAISLLDSMTREGLSPDVVTYNTLICGLCKNSKVVEAVKYLHKMVNKGLEPDGFTYNTIIDGYCKMGMTREADKILNDAIFKGFVLDEFTYCSLINGLCQDGDIDHALALFNEAMGKGLKSNILLYNTLIKGLSQQGLILEALQLMNDMSEKGSSPDIWSYNIVINGLCKMGVVSDANNLMNYAIAKGYIPDIFTFNTLIDGYCKQLKLENAIEILNSMLVHGVTPDVITYNSVLNGLCKAAKSEDVMETFKMMMEKGCVPNIITYNILIESLCKARKVHEALDLLEEIRNKGLTPDTVSFGTVISGFSNNGDLDRAYQLFRKMEQQYKVCHTVVTYNIMINAFSEKLDMHMAEKLFREMGDKDCAPDSYSYRVMIDGFCKIGNVDSGYNFLLEKIEKGFIPSLTTFGRVINCFCVQHRVHEAVGVIRLMLRNGIVPEAVDAIFEADKKAIAAPKIILEDLLKKSHITYHAYELLYDGIRDKKLQKKKKSSKRVLV comes from the coding sequence ATGAATCCTACTTTGCTTCCTAAACATGTAGCTGCTGTCCTAAAGTACCAAAAGGACCCCCTCAAAGCACTTGCGATTTTCAATTCTGTTAAGAAAGAAGTTGGTTTCAAGCACACGTTGTTAACATATAAGTACATGATTGAAAAGCTTGGGTTTCATGGTGAATTTGAGGCTATGGAGAATGTGCTTATGGAGATTAGGATGAATGTCGATAATAGTTTGTTGGAAGGAGTGTATATTGTAGCCATGAGAAGCTATGGAAGGAAAGGGAAGGTTCAAGAAGCTGTTGATGTGTTTGAGAGGATGGACTTCTATAACTGTGAGCCAACGGTTTTATCTTATAATGCAACCATGAACTTATTGGTTGAGCATGGGTATTTCAATCAAGCTCATAAAGTGTATTTGAGAATGAAAGATGAAGGAATTGTTCCTGATGTTTACACATTTACAGTAAGGATAAAGTCATTTTGTAGGACAAAAAGGCCTCATGTAGCTTTACGGCTTCTTAACAACATGCCTTCTCAAGGGTGTGAGCCCAATGCAGTTGTATATTGTACAGTGATTGGTgggttttatgaagaaaactatcAAGATGAGGCATATGAATTGTTTAATATGATGCTTAGTTTGGGTATTTTTCCTGATATTGCTACATTTAATAAGCTTTTGCATATTCTTTGTAAGAAGGGTCATGTCCAAGAAAGTGAAAAACTGCTCAACAAAGTGCTGAAGAAGGGAGCATGCCCAAATTTGTTTACATTTAATATCTTCATCCAAGGGCTTTGCAGAAAAGGTGCCCTTGATGGGGCAATCAGTTTGTTGGATAGCATGACCAGGGAAGGCCTAAGTCCTGATGTTGTCACATACAACACGTTAATCTGTGGATTGTGCAAGAACTCTAAGGTTGTAGAAGCTGTGAAATATCTGCATAAAATGGTGAATAAGGGGTTGGAGCCTGATGGCTTCACTTACAATACTATAATTGATGGATATTGCAAAATGGGCATGACACGAGAAGCTGACAAGATTCTGAATGATGCAATTTTCAAAGGATTTGTGCTTGATGAGTTCACATATTGTTCACTAATTAATGGGTTATGCCAGGATGGTGACATAGACCATGCCCTGGCTCTTTTCAATGAGGCTATGGGGAAAGGATTAAAGTCTAACATTCTTCTGTATAACACACTGATTAAAGGGTTATCTCAGCAAGGACTTATTTTGGAAGCATTGCAGCTGATGAATGACATGTCAGAAAAAGGTAGCAGCCCAGATATATGGAGTTACAATATAGTTATAAATGGTTTATGCAAGATGGGTGTTGTCTCTGATGCCAATAACCTAATGAATTATGCCATTGCCAAAGGGTATATCCCAGACATTTTTACATTCAATACTTTGATTGATGGTTACTGTAAACAGTTGAAGTTGGAAAATGCAATTGAGATCCTAAATAGCATGTTGGTCCATGGTGTCACTCCTGATGTGATCACATATAACTCTGTATTGAATGGTCTTTGCAAGGCTGCGAAATCTGAAGATGTAATGGAAACCTTCAAAATGATGATGGAAAAAGGGTGTGTTCCCAACATTATCACATATAATATACTTATAGAGAGCCTGTGTAAAGCTCGGAAGGTGCATGAGGCTCTGGACTTACTGGAAGAAATAAGAAACAAGGGACTGACCCCTGATACTGTTAGTTTTGGCACAGTGATAAGTGGTTTTTCCAATAATGGGGATTTGGATAGAGCCTACCAGCTCTTTAGAAAAATGGAACAACAATATAAGGTTTGTCACACTGTAGTGACCTACAATATCATGATTAATGCCTTTTCTGAAAAGCTAGATATGCATATGGCAGAAAAGCTTTTTCGTGAGATGGGGGATAAAGACTGTGCCCCAGACAGTTATAGTTATCGTGTCATGATTGATGGGTTCTGTAAAATAGGAAATGTTGATTCTGGATATAATTTTCTCCTGGAAAAGATTGAGAAAGGGTTCATTCCATCACTGACAACATTTGGACGGGTAATAAACTGTTTTTGTGTGCAGCATAGAGTTCATGAAGCAGTTGGTGTTATTCGTCTTATGCTGCGCAATGGAATTGTCCCTGAGGCTGTGGATGCTATCTTTGAGGCTGATAAAAAGGCGATTGCAGCACCTAAGATTATCTTGGAAGACTTGTTGAAGAAAAGTCATATAACATATCATGCATACGAACTTCTTTATGATGGTATTAGAGATAAGAAactacaaaagaaaaaaaaatcttccaAGAGGGTCTTAGTTTGA